Proteins from a genomic interval of Medicago truncatula cultivar Jemalong A17 chromosome 3, MtrunA17r5.0-ANR, whole genome shotgun sequence:
- the LOC11426118 gene encoding protein DOUBLE-STRAND BREAK FORMATION, whose product MSDSVEQQLSLFRYLIQTRSFGDSTLRFLDSLLVSKDVKSLVEIRSSLNQLLKSESLSIIQSITAESVHNKLIVLDFFVCAFAIVGDLESCLALRYEALVVRELKSATIQLLHVSPLEWLNFVEDAVKNGFHAVAVKACENALRCIGNSDVQKLGRDVISDNLKANTISEITRLRNFSLASITSRSVQVQATEYLERKTREQQKLDLPYKEKRCLASTSFRNGIKRQNMRKLYKRQTLLRANSEMQGQHPNLS is encoded by the exons atgtcaGACTCTGTAGAACAACAACTCTCTCTCTTTCGCTACCTCATCCAAACCAGAAG TTTCGGCGATTCCACGCTCCGATTTCTAGATTCGCTCTTGGTTTCCAAAGACGTGAAATCGTTAGTTGAAATTCGATCCAGCTTGAATCAACTCCTCAAATCTGAATCTCTTTCCATCATTCAATCCATCACTGCAGAATCCGTCCACAATAAGCTCATCGTTCTCGATTTCTTCGTCTGCGCTTTCGCTATTGTTGGAGATCTAGAG aGTTGTTTGGCATTGAGATACGAGGCTTTAGTTGTGCGAGAACTCAAGTCTGCTACTATTCAATTGCTACATGTTTCGCCATTAGAATGGTTAAATTTTGTGGAAGACGCTGTGAAGAACGGTTTTCATGCAGTTGCAGTAAAG GCATGTGAAAATGCATTGAGGTGCATTGGAAACAGCGATGTTCAAAAGCTTGGAAGAGACGTGATTTCTGATAATTTGAAGGCTAATACTATCAGTGAGATTACTAGGCTCAGGAACTTTTCACTGGCATCGATTACTTCACGTTCTG TTCAAGTGCAAGCAACAGAGTACCTAGAGAGGAAAACAAGAGAGCAGCAAAAGTTGGACTTACCCTACAAAGAAAAACGATGTCTAGCAAGCACTTCATTCAGAAATGGAATTAAGAGACAGAATATGCGAAAGTTATATAAACGACAAACCCTTCTGCGTGCTAATTCTGAAATGCAAGGACAGCATCCGAATTTGAG TTGA
- the LOC112420194 gene encoding uncharacterized protein has product MMNEQTLEDTIMEVKEDHMISPAGDSAPTLRIAHFLKPIANTIHEPAFEFKQSSPSSVFEPKEWPLKINFTGWRRPRAKWVRWVDQLKLKYETVWKKVGIFEAIMGTRCRIHKNHDLLYGVVEKWCCETNTFVIAFGEATITLEDIMVLGGYPIIGDPVFISLEDQEMREVEKKLILAREQLCKHGKARTPLWIDSFMDKGSEIEHEAFLSTWLSVYVFPHLNLVKSCLFPIAVHLARGNPIALAPAVLASLYKDLSLFKKTLVDLKKISDGGDRYPLEVTLQSPFYLVQIWVWERFKNLQPQPNLINQGDPLLFRWHKVKILKIDSVKWALDSAVDDFLWRPYVRYADKCELFYPNDEISVPFKKDLVDEQMLSFVICLRVSELVGFDSIEQYLPHRVAMQFGMDQDVPSDVPRFNETKDIAWKNYCRRISDRSLYFPSRFFEADVTTRYARWWKQSVLGRDDFVMKIVQKKRSASSRKHRVCVGKDNISGNDVGVPPGFPPNLVDTLIFGKFCYNGSKTKTRKVADFYADVPYENAVHNCLKADENIDADVEDCKPMLAEYKCGGKIHESKHLLDQSCSASSAYYEKILPLKRPVSVDNIELSIESLEDDSEDANGSKQARMSNDRVCLSETQGESKNFFIRKKVPSSNNVTAVQQDPSAQAQAKEAVEEKGRKESDHEVVVLLKELYLKNQEELRRLARQQEKMFQLIDLKEKRDEELRQLLTSVLKNQQPPSSFS; this is encoded by the coding sequence ATGATGAATGAACAAACATTGGAAGATACTATTATGGAGGTGAAGGAAGATCATATGATTTCACCAGCTGGTGACAGTGCACCAACTCTCAGAATCGCCCATTTTCTGAAACCAATTGCAAACACCATTCATGAACCAGCTTTTGAGTTTAAACAATCATCACCGTCTTCTGTTTTTGAACCAAAGGAGTGGCCTTTGAAAATCAACTTCACTGGTTGGCGTCGCCCACGCGCCAAATGGGTTAGATGGGTTGATCAACTTAAACTCAAATATGAAACAGTGTGGAAGAAAGTTGGCATCTTTGAAGCAATAATGGGCACAAGGTGCCGCATACATAAAAATCATGACTTGCTATATGGGGTAGTTGAGAAATGGTGTTGTGAGACAAATACCTTTGTGATTGCCTTTGGTGAAGCAACTATTACTTTGGAGGATATCATGGTTTTGGGGGGTTATCCTATTATTGGGGATCCTGTTTTCATTTCACTTGAAGACCAAGAAATGAGAGAGGTGGAAAAGAAACTCATCCTTGCAAGAGAGCAACTTTGTAAACACGGTAAGGCTAGAACACCATTATGGATCGATAGTTTCATGGATAAAGGTAGTGAAATTGAACATGAAGCATTCCTTTCTACTTGGTTGTCAGTTTATGTTTTTCCTCATCTAAATTTGGTGAAAAGTTGTTTGTTTCCTATTGCTGTTCATCTTGCTAGAGGGAATCCAATTGCTTTGGCACCGGCTGTTTTAGCTAGCTTATATAAGGATTTAAGTTTGTTTAAGAAAACACTTGttgatttgaaaaaaatttctGATGGTGGTGATAGATATCCTTTGGAAGTTACTCTTCAATCACCCTTTTACTTGGTTCAAATTTGGGTGTGGGAAAGGTTCAAAAATTTACAACCACAACCCAATTTGATCAACCAAGGAGACCCTTTGTTGTTTAGGTGGCATAAGGTTAAGATCTTGAAAATTGACAGTGTTAAGTGGGCACTAGATTCGGCTGTTGATGATTTTCTTTGGCGTCCTTATGTTAGATATGCTGATAAGTGTGAATTGTTTTATCCAAATGATGAAATTTCGGTACCATTTAAGAAAGATTTGGTTGATGAACAAATGCTCTCATTTGTTATATGCTTGAGAGTTTCTGAGCTTGTTGGATTCGACTCTATAGAACAGTATCTGCCACATAGAGTTGCTATGCAATTTGGAATGGATCAAGATGTTCCGAGTGATGTGCCTCGATTCAATGAGACTAAAGACATTGCTTGGAAAAACTACTGTAGACGCATATCTGATAGGAGTTTGTATTTCCCATCGAGATTTTTTGAGGCAGATGTTACTACCCGTTATGCAAGGTGGTGGAAACAATCAGTATTGGGTCgtgatgattttgttatgaaaattgtgcAGAAGAAACGAAGTGCAAGTTCAAGGAAACATAGAGTTTGTGTAGGAAAAGATAACATAAGTGGTAATGATGTTGGTGTTCCCCCTGGTTTTCCTCCCAATCTTGTTGACACtcttatttttggaaaattttgttATAATGGTTCCAAAACTAAAACTAGGAAGGTTGCTGATTTTTATGCCGATGTTCCTTATGAAAATGCTGTTCATAATTGTTTGAAAGctgatgaaaatattgatgCTGATGTTGAGGATTGTAAGCCAATGTTGGCAGAGTACAAGTGTGGTGGCAAAATCCATGAATCTAAGCATTTATTGGACCAAAGTTGTTCAGCCTCTTCAGCATATTATGAAAAGATATTACCACTGAAAAGGCCAGTTTCAGTAGATAACATTGAACTTTCAATAGAAAGTTTGGAggatgattctgaagatgcaaaTGGGAGCAAACAAGCAAGGATGTCTAATGACAGAGTCTGTTTATCTGAGACTCAAGGTGAAAGCAAGAACTTTTTTATCAGAAAAAAGGTCCCTTCATCCAACAATGTAACTGCTGTACAGCAAGATCCTTCAGCTCAAGCACAAGCTAAAGAAGCGGTTGAAGAAAaaggaaggaaagaaagtgatCATGAAGTTGTGGTTTTGTTAAAAGAGCTATACTTGAAGAACCAAGAGGAACTCAGGCGCCTGGCAAGACAACAAGAAAAGATGTTTCAGTTAATAGATTTGAAGGAGAAGAGGGATGAAGAGTTGAGGCAACTCCTCACTAGTGTTCTAAAGAATCAACAACCACCATCATCTTTTTCTTAa
- the LOC112420195 gene encoding uncharacterized protein has translation MPIFVPHCRYVPYLQNHSFFLLLHNHESSRTIRRYHHGNEGKFHAFTTAHTEPTFRNVHFLKPIANSIQEVNVNQSSSSCSVFKPKEWPLKIRFNWWRYPHTKWVKWVDQLKPKYESVWKKAGIFEPIMSTKSRVMKNQDLVYGISEKWCSETNCFVFPFGEATITLEDVIVLGGYSLFGYPVFTQLDDPEMRDMENKLKLARKKLRQSKKNLFKKTLVDLKKCPDKFSLLLEVNVLQSPFYLVQVDNVRLALDSAINDFIWRPYVRGNPIALAPAVLASIYKDLTLFKKTIVGLSKYYVGGDRFPLEVNLRSPFYLVQIWVWERYPNKCGMFYPNNEIWVPFKKDLDTNMLSFVICLRVAELVGFESIEQYLPHRVAMQFGIDQDVPSYVARFNETKYIAWENYCRPISYKNLYFPPRLFEADVIMRYAKWWKQLVLGHGDFVKNIVKRKRSVSSRKPRAHVGKASKSGVDFSVPPGFPPNLVDTHIYGKFCADVPAENSAHDCVKSKHLINQCSSASLADYEDFEKILPLIRPILEENVELSLGALEDDFEDANGRKEAWKSNDRAFLSETQGESHSYAFKNKVTVVQHSDMAEGAKEIVEERKERDDEVVILLKEHSLKNQEEMARLARQQEEMLRLMDLREKRDEELRQLLTSVLRNQQPPSS, from the exons ATGCCAATTTTTGTGCCACACTGCCGCTACGTACCTTACCTGCAAA ATCATagcttttttcttcttcttcataacCATGAATCATCAAGAACAATCCGAAGATACCATCATGGAAATGAAGGAAAGTTTCATGCTTTCACCACTGCCCATACCGAACCAACTTTCAGAAATGTGCATTTTCTTAAACCGATTGCAAACTCCATTCAGGAGGTTAACGTTAATCAGTCATCTTCTTCTTGTTCTGTTTTTAAACCAAAGGAATGGCCTTTGAAAATCCGTTTCAACTGGTGGCGTTACCCACACACGAAATGGGTTAAGTGGGTTGATCAACTTAAGCCCAAGTATGAATCAGTGTGGAAAAAAGCCGGCATCTTTGAACCTATAATGAGTACTAAGAGCCGCGTAATGAAAAATCAAGACTTGGTTTATGGGATTTCTGAGAAATGGTGTAGTGAGACAAATTgctttgtttttccttttggtGAGGCAACAATCACTTTGGAGGATGTCATTGTTTTGGGGGGCTACTCTCTCTTTGGTTATCCTGTTTTTACCCAACTTGATGATCCGGAGATGAGAGACATGGAAAACAAGTTGAAACTTGCAAGAAAGAAACTTcggcaaagtaaaaaaaatttgtttaagaaaacacTTGTTGATTTGAAAAAATGTCCTGATAAATTTTCCTTGTTGTTGGAGGTTAATGTACTACAATCACCCTTTTACTTGGTTCAAGTTGACAATGTGAGGTTGGCATTAGATTCAGCTATCAATGATTTTATTTGGCGTCCTTATGTTCG AGGAAATCCTATTGCTTTGGCACCAGCTGTTTTAGCTAGTATATATAAGGACTTGACtttgtttaagaaaacaatTGTTGGTTTGTCAAAATATTATGTTGGTGGTGATAGATTTCCTTTGGAAGTTAATCTACGATCACCCTTTTACTTGGTTCAAATTTGGGTGTGGGAGAG ATATCCTAACAAGTGTGGAATGTTTTATCCAAATAATGAAATTTGGGTACCATTTAAGAAGGATTTGGATACAAACATGCTCTCATTTGTTATATGCTTGAGAGTTGCTGAGCTAGTTGGATTTGAGTCTATTGAGCAATATCTTCCACATAGAGTTGCTATGCAATTTGGAATTGACCAAGATGTTCCAAGTTATGTGGCTAGGTTCAATGAGACTAAATACATTGCTTGGGAAAACTACTGCAGGcctatttcttataaaaatttgtattttccaCCAAGGTTGTTTGAGGCAGATGTCATCATGCGTTATGCAAAGTGGTGGAAGCAACTGGTATTGGGTCATGGAGATTTTGTTAAGAACATTGTGAAACGGAAGAGAAGTGTGAGTTCAAGGAAACCTAGAGCTCATGTAGGGAAAGCTAGCAAAAGTGGTGTCGATTTTAGTGTTCCACCTGGATTTCCTCCCAATCTTGTTGACACTCATATTTATGGAAAATTTTGTGCTGATGTTCCTGCTGAAAATTCTGCTCATGATTGTGTGAAATCTAAGCATTTAATTAACCAATGTTCTTCAGCCTCTTTAGCAGATTATGAAGATTTTGAAAAGATATTACCACTGATAAGGCCAATTTTAGAAGAGAATGTTGAACTTTCCCTAGGGGCCTTAGAGGATGATTTTGAAGATGCAAATGGAAGAAAAGAAGCATGGAAGTCTAATGACAGAGCCTTTTTATCTGAGACTCAAGGTGAAAGTCATAGCTATGCTTTCAAAAACAAAGTAACTGTTGTGCAACATTCTGATATGGCTGAAGGAGCTAAAGAaattgttgaagaaagaaaagaaagagatgatGAAGTTGTGATTTTATTGAAAGAGCATagcttgaagaatcaagagGAAATGGCACGTCTAGCAAGACAACAAGAAGAGATGTTACGTTTAATGGATTTGAGGGAGAAAAGAGATGAAGAGTTGAGGCAACTTCTCACTAGTGTTCTAAGGAATCAACAACCACCATCATCTTAA
- the LOC11420457 gene encoding protein DOUBLE-STRAND BREAK FORMATION isoform X1 — MSDSVEQQLSLFRYLIQTRSFGDSTLRFLDSLLISKDVKSLVEIRSSLTQLLKSESLSIIHSITAETIHDKLLVLDFFVRAFALVGDLESCLALRYEALVMRELKSATIQLLQVSPLEWLNFVEDAVKNGFHEVSVKACENALRCIGNNNVQKLGRDAIPENLKANAISEITRLRNFALTSITSRSVQVQATEYLDRKTRERQKLDLPYKEKRCLASTSFRNGIKRQNMRKLYERQNLLQVNSEMQVRHPNLRSNQFLTVTL, encoded by the exons ATGTCAGACTCTGTAGAACAACAACTCTCTCTCTTTCGCTACCTCATCCAAACCAGAAG TTTCGGCGATTCCACGCTCCGATTTCTAGATTCGCTTTTGATCTCCAAAGACGTGAAATCGTTAGTCGAAATTCGATCCAGTTTGACGCAACTCCTCAAATCCGAATCACTATCTATCATTCATTCCATCACCGCAGAAACAATTCACGATAAGCTTCTCGTTCTCGATTTCTTCGTCCGCGCTTTCGCTCTCGTCGGAGATCTAGAG AGCTGTTTAGCTTTAAGATACGAGGCGTTAGTTATGCGAGAACTCAAATCTGCAACTATTCAATTGCTTCAAGTTTCGCCATTAGAATGGTTAAATTTTGTGGAAGACGCTGTGAAGAACGGTTTTCATGAAGTTTCAGTAAAG GCATGTGAAAATGCATTGAGGTGCATTGGAAATAACAATGTTCAAAAGCTTGGAAGAGACGCGATTCCTGAAAATTTGAAGGCTAATGCTATCAGCGAGATTACTAGGCTCAGGAATTTTGCACTGACATCAATTACTTCACGTTCTG TTCAGGTGCAAGCAACAGAGTACCTAGATAGGAAAACAAGAGAGCGGCAAAAGTTGGACTTACCCTACAAAGAAAAACGATGTCTAGCAAGCACTTCCTTCAGAAATGGAATCAAGAGACAGAATATGCGAAAGTTATACGAAAGACAAAACCTTCTGCAGGTCAATAGTGAAATGCAAGTTCGACATCCAAATTTGAGGTCAAATCAATTTCTGACAGTGACTTTATGA
- the LOC11420457 gene encoding protein DOUBLE-STRAND BREAK FORMATION isoform X2 codes for MSDSVEQQLSLFRYLIQTRSFGDSTLRFLDSLLISKDVKSLVEIRSSLTQLLKSESLSIIHSITAETIHDKLLVLDFFVRAFALVGDLESCLALRYEALVMRELKSATIQLLQVSPLEWLNFVEDAVKNGFHEVSVKACENALRCIGNNNVQKLGRDAIPENLKANAISEITRLRNFALTSITSRSVQVQATEYLDRKTRERQKLDLPYKEKRCLASTSFRNGIKRQNMRKLYERQNLLQVNSEMQVRHPNLS; via the exons ATGTCAGACTCTGTAGAACAACAACTCTCTCTCTTTCGCTACCTCATCCAAACCAGAAG TTTCGGCGATTCCACGCTCCGATTTCTAGATTCGCTTTTGATCTCCAAAGACGTGAAATCGTTAGTCGAAATTCGATCCAGTTTGACGCAACTCCTCAAATCCGAATCACTATCTATCATTCATTCCATCACCGCAGAAACAATTCACGATAAGCTTCTCGTTCTCGATTTCTTCGTCCGCGCTTTCGCTCTCGTCGGAGATCTAGAG AGCTGTTTAGCTTTAAGATACGAGGCGTTAGTTATGCGAGAACTCAAATCTGCAACTATTCAATTGCTTCAAGTTTCGCCATTAGAATGGTTAAATTTTGTGGAAGACGCTGTGAAGAACGGTTTTCATGAAGTTTCAGTAAAG GCATGTGAAAATGCATTGAGGTGCATTGGAAATAACAATGTTCAAAAGCTTGGAAGAGACGCGATTCCTGAAAATTTGAAGGCTAATGCTATCAGCGAGATTACTAGGCTCAGGAATTTTGCACTGACATCAATTACTTCACGTTCTG TTCAGGTGCAAGCAACAGAGTACCTAGATAGGAAAACAAGAGAGCGGCAAAAGTTGGACTTACCCTACAAAGAAAAACGATGTCTAGCAAGCACTTCCTTCAGAAATGGAATCAAGAGACAGAATATGCGAAAGTTATACGAAAGACAAAACCTTCTGCAGGTCAATAGTGAAATGCAAGTTCGACATCCAAATTTGAG TTGA